In Gallus gallus isolate bGalGal1 chromosome Z, bGalGal1.mat.broiler.GRCg7b, whole genome shotgun sequence, one DNA window encodes the following:
- the RFK gene encoding riboflavin kinase: MRGRCAAAVRYLPYFCRGEVVKGFGRGSRELGVPTANFSEQVVESFPSDIPTGIYYGWASVGNGDVHKMVLSIGWNPFYKNIKKSVETHIINTFKEDFYGEILSIVITGYIRSEKNFNSLETLVSAIREDIEEAKRQLDLPEHLKLKDNFFDLPEGKIVNH, translated from the exons ATGCGGGGCCGGTGTGCAGCCGCCGTGAGGTACCTGCCGTACTTCTGCCGTGGGGAGGTGGTGAAGGGCTTCGGCAGGGGCTCCAGAGAGCTCGGCGTGCCCACCG CTAACTTTTCTGAGCAAGTAGTCGAAAGCTTTCCATCCGATATCCCTACTGGTATATACTATGGATGGGCCTCTGTTGGAAATGGAGATGTGCATAAAATGGTTTTGAGCATAGGATGGAATCCTTTCTATAAGAATATTAAGAAATCAGTG gAAACACACATTATCAACACGTTCAAGGAAGACTTCTATGGAGAAATTCTTAGTATAGTCATTACTGGATATATTCGATCAGAAAAAAACTTTAATTCTTTAG agacaCTTGTTTCAGCAATTCGGGAGGACATTGAAGAGGCAAAAAGACAACTCGATTTACCAGAGCACCTTAAACTCAAAGACAACTTCTTTGATCTACCAGAAGGGAAAATAGTAAACCACTGA